The following are encoded in a window of Armatimonadota bacterium genomic DNA:
- a CDS encoding zinc-ribbon domain-containing protein, which produces MSRTRRCQNCGHEVRFRDVKCKRCGRQVAGKDWMIFAALLVTVALLGVAMARFMH; this is translated from the coding sequence TTGTCACGAACCAGGCGATGCCAGAACTGCGGCCATGAGGTCCGATTTCGGGATGTAAAGTGCAAGCGCTGCGGCAGGCAGGTTGCAGGCAAGGACTGGATGATATTTGCCGCACTCCTCGTGACAGTTGCCTTACTCGGCGTCGCCATGGCGCGTTTCAT